The genomic region TAGAAGAACACAACAAAAAGTACGTAGTTATAAAACATTCCACGGCATTTACGGCACAGGAAGTAGCGGCTTCTGCTCACATACCGGGAAAAGACATGGCCAAAACCGTGATCGTAAAAGTGGACGGAGAGATGAAAATGGTGGTGCTCCCTTCCACCCACAATGTTGACTTCGAAGCAATCAAAGAAGCACTGAATGCAGATGAAGCTGAATTGGCTACCGAACAGGAGTTTGAGGAATTGTTTCCGGAATGCGAATTAGGCGCCATGCCTCCCTTTGGGAACTTCTACGACATGGAAACACTGGTAGCTGAATCATTGACCGAAGACGAAGAAATTGCCTTTAATGCCGGAACGCATAAAGAGTTGGTACAAATGAATTACAGCGATTTTGCAGAATTGGTACAGCCTAAAATTTTACCTGTAGGTGTACGGGCTTAAGCCGGTAATCAATTTTACCAACATAAACACAGTTAGCCGGCATGGAATGAGTAATCAGTTTTGGGTTAAGAAGTCGCTATTACTCTTTTCGAAACGAAAAAAGCATTTTTTCAGTCCGGAGTATTATTCCAGATTATATCATCTTTAGTTACAATAAGATCAAAATAATCGGAATCAGAGACTAAGGAAGTGATGTCTACAGGACCGCTGACTTCCATCATGGGTTCACCCCACAAACCTACTTCTGTGGTGCTAATGCTATGAATATGATATACCCCATTGGCATTTCTGGCATGCATCCCATCATCACTGACCTCATCAGCCGGGAAGTCAATTTTGGAAAAATCGAGCCCTTCAAAACTGCCCCCTCCGCCACCTAATATCAGTGGTTTATGAACGTAACTTTGCACAAAGGCGGATATAGTGACCAAATCCTGACGTACCACATCATGATTCATTGAATTTGATTGGGTGCCAAATACTGAAATGGCGAGCACCGTTGCAATCCCCACCAAAACCATAAGTAATATCACCAGAAATAATTGTTGCTGTCCCATAAGCCTGCCGTATTTTTATTTGACCAATAATATTCAACTATGGGAACCCATGGAATTAGAAATAATTTATAATACGGCTGCATACAACCTGTCACGTTGCTGATCGGATAGAGATGATCGTTTTTTGATGCAAAATAATTTTGAGCCGTATAAATCTAACAACGGCCCATTTTCAGCAGGATTTCTTTGCACGGAGTCAAAGACCTTAAAAGCAACCTCCACTCTTCCCCTTCTCGGACCCACGTACTCATATATTTAAGTGGCCCCCAACGGCCAACCGGCTTCATTATACCATCTATGTCCATTCGGCCCATTACCAAAGCAATGTCGCCATAAAACAGTACTTCTGTCCCCGTTAATTGCACATCAGTTGCGTCCCATGCAGAAAGGCCGGCAATAACCTGAGATTTGTTCTCGATCAGCCCGCCCGGTGCAAGAACCCTGAAATCATCCAGTGCAACTTGCTCAATAAAAGCAGAATCCCGATCAACGATTTGTGAACGGGCGAGTTCCTCATTTAGCCGGAGAAGCTCTTTCTTGTCCACTTCACGTTCATTGCCCGAATCCTGTCCAACTTCATTTGAAACAGATGCATTCTGTGGATACAGGACTCCATCTTTTGCTACCAAGATTATATTGCGAAGAAAATTTATATCCTGCAGAGGATCACCTGAAAGCAACACAAAATCAGCTCGCTTACCCACTTCAAGGGAACCGTGTGTTTCTTCGATTCCAATCGCTCTTGCGTTGTTTAATGTGGCTGCCTTTATAGCATCAAGGGGAGAAACCCCATGTTCTACAAGAGTTTCGATTTCCGACTGAACAGGGACACTTCCATCGGAATCAGTGCCGGCAGCAATGGTTACTCCCGCTTCGTAAGCCTCCCGGGTAGCACCAATGGTCCAGGCTCTTCGGGCAGACATATCGATGTTACGGGCAGCTTCAGCTAAATGTTGGGATTGGCCTGCCTGGCCGGTATCCACCCGTGGGCTTTCCCCTGCAGAAAATGTAGGTTCCAGGATGGTTCCGTTATTGGCCATTAAATGATAGAGAGAATCATAAGGAGCATCTCCGGGATCAGTGGAAAAATCTTGCTTTGGCATCCATTCTGTTATGGCCTCATTAAACCCCGAAGGTAAACCTGAAAATGCTTCCGGATAAAGTCCGCCGCTATGGGAAAGCACATCTGCCCCTGCCGAGACAGCATCGCTTGGCTTACTGGGAAAAATAGTGGCATGGCTCCATACTTTTAATCCTTGCCGGTGAGCTTCATTAGTGATTTGTTTCAACAATCCGGGTTCAATGGCTGAGTAGAGCTTTATTCCTGTTGCTCCGGTACCTTTAGCTTCCGCGATAATCTGGGGCAGATCGGTATGGCCGGTCACTACTCGCATCCAGGGTGCTTCTCCCGGTTTTAAGCCTCTGGCCGCAAAGCGGGTTCTGGGGTCTTGTAAAAATGACGCGCCAAATAAAACAGCTGAATAGTAGATATTGGGAGTTTGAATAGTCCCCAACTTTGCATCCCGCGCAAGTACCGATAAGGTCCGGGCATCCCCTCCCATATCCCGAACAGTAGTTGTACCCGAAGCTAATAATGCTTTCAATCTCTTTTCAGGATCAGGGTTTTTAGTTAAATGAACATGAGCGTCGATCAATCCCGGCAAAACGAAATGTCCGGACATATCCAATATTTTTGATTCTCCAGGTAGCGTTTTCTGACCGGTGGGAAACAGGTCGGAAATGATTTCATTTTTGATTACCAGTGTCATGTTTGGCTGCTGTGCCGAACCGGTACCATCAATAACTGTAATATTGGTTATTGCAATCGTTGGTGCATCAACTTGCTGCGCCCGGGTGGGAAAAATTAAAATAACACTCAGGCAAAGAACTGACAGGTACTGTTTCATAGCAGACCCCTTCAATATTTATAATGGTTGGTATGTTTTTAATGCACAATAAAAACCCCGTGCTTAGCCTCATCAAGTTATTTGGGATAGACTTGCCAAGGTATTATGCTTTAAAAAACGACTAAAAAATTTTAAAAAGCAATCTCAAAGCTCCGCAGTCCCGATCATATGCCCGGCTGAATAGTATGATGCTCAATTTCGATGGTGCATTCCAACGTTAAGCATCGGAACGAGGAGATTAAGAGAGCAAACAAAAAAAATAGTGATGAATACCGCCCGTCACCATTGGTGAAGAACCTCTGTCACCATTGGTGACGAGATAGAATGATGAGTATAAAAAAAGGAAAGGATCTAAATAGCTGTCCGCCCGAGTCCCTTTAACACCTTTCTATTTTCTTCAACAACCCCACCACAGAGTCGGGATAAGAATCCTCAAAAGTGAGGGCAAAATCAGCCGCTGCATGAATCTCATATTCAGAGCTTTGGGCCTGCATTACCATGGCAGTCTGCATGTCAGGATCCAAATAGGGAAACACAAGATCCTCAACGGATTGCCAGTCATGATCAGAACATTGGAAAGATTGGGGTTTCGTGTGAGCGCAGGAAAGACCGATGGCCAGGATCCCGGGTATTGAAAGTTTTAGAAATTTGGTGTACATGTTTTGTTTTAACGATTTAGCGCAACTTTTTTTCATGCGGACAGGGAGGTTCTGAGTGGCGTTCCCAACCGGGAGGTTGGGAACGAGATTATAATGCATCGGTGTCACTTATACGATCAAGTAACTTTCTATATATAAATGCGATGCTCGCCCAAGTGACAGCCAGCAAAACACCTCCGGCTAATGCAGTAAGTGGACCACGCTCACCTCTCATCATGAGGTCTATCACTAGGATAAACTGAGAGAGCCCAACAACTGCGGCGGCTTTGTAGACACTTTTCATGTGTTTCGTTGTCCACACAAAAAGCCATACTCCTAGTATAACGTAAACTAACAACCCTATTGCCGGATGCACTGATATTGTATCATTGTCTGCTTGTGCTATAGGCTGGAAAAATATCAGAACACCCACAAGATTGACCACCACAGAAGTGATCACTGCACCAATAATTGGAATCCAAGTTTTCATATCTGATTTCTATGCTGTATAACGTATGACGAACATTTCGCTTAGCCTGAATGTATATAATTCAGCATTTAGTCGCACATAAAATACTAATAGACTTGAATTTAGCGAAAACAAGTTCAATATCCCGACGGTGGTCGGGACAAATAAATCAGTCTAATAAATCTTTATAGAATTTTAGATTCCGAACAACTCTCTCGCCGTCTCAGTAGTTTTCTCATCCACTTCCACCAAACTCATCCCAAAAATATCCGCCAGTTTCTCTGCCGTAAATTTCATGAAGGCAGGTTCATTTCGTTTGCCACGCTTGGGCGTTGGGGAAAGATAGGGCGCATCGGTTTCCAGCATCATTTTTTCTAAGGGAAGTTGACCCACCGTCTTATCAACCCCTGCGTTTTTGAAGGTTACCACACCTCCAATGCCCAGATGTAATCCCAAATCAATGGCGCGTTTTCCCTCCTCCACCGTTCCGTTGAAGCAGTGCCAGATCCCGGCCAGGTTTCCATCCTGTTCCTGCTCAATGATTTCCAGCATATCCTCCGTACTCTCCCGGTTATGAATGATGACCGGTTTTTGCACTTGCTTGGCTACCTTGCAGTGAATATTAAAGCTTTCTTTTTGCTGCTTCACCAGGTCGGTGCTCCAATAATAATCCAAGCCGGTCTCTCCCACTCCGTAGAAATCATCTTTGGTGCAATATTTCAGCAGCTTGTCTTCGTAACTGCTTGGGAGTTCTTCTTTTACATCGCAGGGATGAATACCTGCCATTTTGTAGAAGGCGATTTCAGGGTGACTCAACTTTTCCATTTGCGCGATGGAACCAAAGTCGATGGCCGGCATAAAGATGGCTTCCACCCCGGCTTCCACGGCTCGCCGGAACACTTCGTCCCGATCTTCATTAAATTGGTCAAGGTAAATATGAGAATGCGTATCAATCATAGGTTATTTTCAAATTTTATGTAGATTCTTACAGGTTGTATCTTCATGATCGCATGAGTGTAAGGTACAGTCAATTTCCATCAAATTAATTGAGAAAACTCCTTTATGTCTTCCATTATTACCGCGGAATATCATCAGTTTGAAAAAATCCCTACCAGTATTTTTAGTGATGCCGCTGAAGCTTCCTTGTATGTAGCCCGTGAAATAGCCGAAACTATCCGGGCGAACAACGCCGAAGATACACACACCGTACTTGGACTCGCAACCGGTTCTACCCCAACCAACGTATATGATGAGCTGGTGAGGCTCCATAGAGAAGAAGGCCTGGATTTCAGTAAGGTAATTACTTTTAATCTGGACGAATATTACCCGATGGAGCCGGATTCCCTGCAAAGTTACGTGCGATATATGGATGAGTATTTATTTAACCATATCAACATTCCCCGGGAAAATATACACATCCCCGATGGCACGCTGAGCCGGGAGGAAGTCATTCCTTTTTGCAAAGAATATGAGCGGAAAATTGACAAATTCGGTGGACTCGACATCCAAATTCTGGGCATCGGCCGGACGGGACATATCGGATTTAACGAGCCCGGGTCTTCAGTGAATTCCAAAACCCGTCTTATTGCACTCGACAGTCTCACCATCCTGGATGCCGCCAGCGGGTTTTACGGCACAGAGAATGTCCCTCGCCGTGCCATTACCATGGGTGTCGGCACCA from Gracilimonas sp. harbors:
- a CDS encoding aminoacyl-tRNA deacylase, with the protein product MPLSRLIDYLEEHNKKYVVIKHSTAFTAQEVAASAHIPGKDMAKTVIVKVDGEMKMVVLPSTHNVDFEAIKEALNADEAELATEQEFEELFPECELGAMPPFGNFYDMETLVAESLTEDEEIAFNAGTHKELVQMNYSDFAELVQPKILPVGVRA
- a CDS encoding amidohydrolase family protein; translation: MKQYLSVLCLSVILIFPTRAQQVDAPTIAITNITVIDGTGSAQQPNMTLVIKNEIISDLFPTGQKTLPGESKILDMSGHFVLPGLIDAHVHLTKNPDPEKRLKALLASGTTTVRDMGGDARTLSVLARDAKLGTIQTPNIYYSAVLFGASFLQDPRTRFAARGLKPGEAPWMRVVTGHTDLPQIIAEAKGTGATGIKLYSAIEPGLLKQITNEAHRQGLKVWSHATIFPSKPSDAVSAGADVLSHSGGLYPEAFSGLPSGFNEAITEWMPKQDFSTDPGDAPYDSLYHLMANNGTILEPTFSAGESPRVDTGQAGQSQHLAEAARNIDMSARRAWTIGATREAYEAGVTIAAGTDSDGSVPVQSEIETLVEHGVSPLDAIKAATLNNARAIGIEETHGSLEVGKRADFVLLSGDPLQDINFLRNIILVAKDGVLYPQNASVSNEVGQDSGNEREVDKKELLRLNEELARSQIVDRDSAFIEQVALDDFRVLAPGGLIENKSQVIAGLSAWDATDVQLTGTEVLFYGDIALVMGRMDIDGIMKPVGRWGPLKYMSTWVREGEEWRLLLRSLTPCKEILLKMGRC
- a CDS encoding TatD family hydrolase, whose translation is MIDTHSHIYLDQFNEDRDEVFRRAVEAGVEAIFMPAIDFGSIAQMEKLSHPEIAFYKMAGIHPCDVKEELPSSYEDKLLKYCTKDDFYGVGETGLDYYWSTDLVKQQKESFNIHCKVAKQVQKPVIIHNRESTEDMLEIIEQEQDGNLAGIWHCFNGTVEEGKRAIDLGLHLGIGGVVTFKNAGVDKTVGQLPLEKMMLETDAPYLSPTPKRGKRNEPAFMKFTAEKLADIFGMSLVEVDEKTTETARELFGI